A region from the Oceanidesulfovibrio marinus genome encodes:
- a CDS encoding tetratricopeptide repeat protein encodes MERILCILNVRAWNHSAASTLVLTGAFVLALVATCLVAASPARAQENNTAKDDILVGLETARRGAHEAAIRYYTKAIDSGELSPHDTGMAYKARALSYHDTGNEDKALSDFAQASKLLPGDPDIYYNRAQILQARGDKAAADKDMALAAQGFAQRGNAYIDADQYDAAIADLSKALLLAPQSQDLYILRGLAYKLQGSLQKATDDYSRAIELNPQDPLAYMNRGNALLKSKQYGMALMDYDKAIELNPQYGDAYFNRAAAYEMIQEYQKAVEDYTKAIKLNPKDAMAYKRRGMLRQDMGQDSRAKRDFAAARKIDPNIPLEN; translated from the coding sequence ATGGAGCGTATCCTTTGTATATTGAACGTTCGTGCATGGAACCATTCTGCCGCAAGCACCCTTGTGCTGACCGGCGCGTTCGTGCTCGCACTGGTCGCCACCTGCCTTGTCGCCGCGTCGCCGGCGCGCGCCCAGGAGAACAACACCGCCAAGGACGACATCCTGGTGGGCCTGGAGACAGCCCGACGCGGCGCCCACGAGGCGGCCATCCGCTACTACACCAAGGCCATCGACTCCGGGGAGCTTTCCCCGCATGACACCGGCATGGCGTACAAGGCTCGTGCGCTCAGCTACCACGACACAGGCAATGAAGACAAGGCCTTGAGCGATTTTGCCCAAGCCAGCAAGCTCCTTCCCGGCGACCCTGACATATATTACAATCGTGCTCAGATTCTGCAAGCCAGGGGTGACAAGGCCGCGGCCGACAAGGATATGGCCCTGGCAGCGCAAGGGTTTGCCCAGCGCGGCAACGCTTACATCGACGCGGACCAGTACGACGCGGCCATCGCCGACCTGAGCAAGGCCCTGCTCCTCGCGCCGCAGTCCCAGGACCTCTACATCCTGCGCGGCCTGGCGTACAAGCTACAGGGATCACTGCAAAAAGCCACGGACGATTACTCCCGCGCCATCGAGCTCAACCCGCAGGACCCCCTGGCCTACATGAACCGCGGCAACGCCCTGCTCAAGTCCAAGCAGTACGGCATGGCTCTCATGGACTACGACAAGGCCATCGAGCTCAATCCGCAGTACGGCGACGCCTACTTCAACCGCGCCGCGGCGTACGAGATGATCCAGGAGTACCAGAAGGCCGTGGAGGACTACACCAAGGCCATCAAGCTCAATCCCAAGGACGCCATGGCCTACAAACGCCGCGGCATGCTGCGCCAGGACATGGGCCAGGACTCCAGGGCGAAACGAGACTTTGCGGCGGCCCGGAAGATCGACCCCAACATCCCCCTGGAGAACTAA
- a CDS encoding alpha/beta hydrolase family esterase, translated as MRLLILGLALACAAFLAVGGCSVQEPLVGDGGEDANVDRVDGREVMVWRPASSGPHPTIVFLHGSGWEPADVERITGLPSHATYEGYLVLAPRGTGPEGGATWNAGNCCDPALSKGVDDVQFIKDVLNHYYDTGEARQGKVFLVGFGAGGKMVYQAACGGTKWLAGMAVVGGTLESPGCNPAEALPLMVIHGLKDESAPYFGGPVPNPWDGRQRVDNSVLRSTAYWGKLANCDVEPSRDSGEGWVEDRFDMCQDDLVVSLLTVTEGGHAWPGGRQVEPDAPQPSRRPDATARILEFFSAYR; from the coding sequence ATGCGGCTGCTAATCCTGGGTCTGGCGCTGGCGTGCGCCGCGTTCCTCGCCGTGGGCGGGTGCTCCGTGCAGGAGCCGCTCGTGGGCGACGGCGGCGAAGACGCCAACGTGGATCGCGTGGACGGGCGCGAGGTCATGGTCTGGCGGCCGGCATCCTCGGGGCCGCATCCCACCATTGTGTTCCTGCACGGCAGCGGCTGGGAGCCGGCGGATGTGGAGCGCATCACCGGCCTGCCGTCCCACGCCACGTACGAAGGCTACCTGGTGCTGGCGCCGCGGGGCACGGGTCCCGAGGGCGGGGCCACCTGGAACGCCGGCAACTGCTGCGATCCGGCACTTTCCAAAGGCGTGGACGACGTCCAGTTTATAAAGGATGTTCTGAATCATTATTATGACACGGGCGAGGCGCGCCAGGGCAAGGTCTTTCTGGTGGGCTTCGGCGCCGGCGGCAAGATGGTCTACCAGGCGGCCTGCGGCGGAACCAAGTGGCTGGCGGGCATGGCCGTGGTGGGTGGCACGCTGGAGTCTCCGGGCTGCAATCCGGCCGAGGCGCTGCCGCTCATGGTCATCCATGGACTGAAGGACGAGTCCGCGCCGTACTTTGGCGGACCGGTGCCCAATCCGTGGGACGGCCGCCAGCGGGTGGACAACTCCGTGCTTCGCTCCACGGCGTACTGGGGCAAGCTGGCCAACTGCGACGTGGAGCCCTCGCGGGACTCCGGCGAGGGCTGGGTGGAAGATCGATTCGACATGTGCCAGGATGATCTGGTAGTGAGCCTGCTCACGGTGACGGAAGGGGGCCATGCCTGGCCGGGCGGACGCCAGGTCGAGCCGGACGCGCCGCAGCCCTCCAGACGTCCGGACGCCACGGCGCGCATCCTTGAATTTTTCTCGGCCTACCGCTAA
- the rplU gene encoding 50S ribosomal protein L21, producing MYAIIETGGKQYRVEQDQVIRVDRLEAEPGAEVTLDKVLMKGGDAVEVGAPYLDNANVTCEVVDHGRGKKVVVFHKWRRNDSRKKQGHRQSYTTIKIKAIN from the coding sequence ATGTATGCCATTATCGAGACCGGCGGAAAACAATATCGGGTGGAGCAGGACCAGGTGATTCGTGTGGATCGGCTTGAGGCCGAGCCCGGCGCGGAAGTGACCCTGGACAAGGTGCTCATGAAGGGCGGCGACGCTGTCGAAGTCGGCGCGCCCTATCTGGACAACGCCAACGTGACCTGCGAGGTTGTGGACCACGGCCGCGGCAAGAAAGTCGTGGTGTTCCACAAGTGGCGTCGCAACGACTCCCGCAAGAAGCAGGGCCACCGGCAGAGCTACACCACTATCAAGATCAAGGCCATCAACTAA
- the rpmA gene encoding 50S ribosomal protein L27 → MAHKKAGGSSRNGRDSEGQRRGVKRFAGQQVKAGNILVRQLGTKFHPGENVGVGRDFTLFALIDGVVRFEKYRRNRKVKTRICIDPAA, encoded by the coding sequence ATGGCACATAAAAAAGCAGGCGGCAGTTCCAGAAACGGCCGCGACTCAGAAGGTCAAAGAAGAGGCGTTAAGCGCTTTGCGGGCCAGCAGGTGAAGGCGGGCAACATCCTCGTCCGTCAGCTCGGCACCAAGTTCCACCCCGGCGAGAACGTCGGCGTGGGCCGGGACTTCACGCTGTTCGCACTTATCGACGGCGTGGTCCGTTTCGAGAAGTATCGCCGCAACCGCAAAGTCAAGACGCGTATCTGCATTGACCCCGCCGCGTAA
- the obgE gene encoding GTPase ObgE: MRFVDEAVITVRAGKGGNGCLSFRREKFVAKGGPDGGDGGDGGDVVFRATERLLTLYDFRLKRMYEAENGKPGQGQQKYGRAGKDLVIEVPVGTLVYELPRDDDELAKAGLGTDGYAGMERDGALVYELPDEDEDDESEERVKEGLLVADLDHDGAEYVAAEGGRGGLGNIHFKSSTNRAPRRTTPGRFGEDKRLRLELKILADIGLIGLPNAGKSTLISAISAARPKIANYPFTTLTPNLGVVESDSGERMIVADIPGLIEGASLGHGLGHSFLKHVERTRCLVHMLSVEDVPEDGDVMAGFNLVDDELAAFDSILAAKPQIRVVNKIDLIDEEELRTLRERFDKAGVPVHCISAVTGDGVSELVAEMQRLVRELSKSEEDTEP; encoded by the coding sequence ATGCGATTCGTCGATGAAGCCGTAATCACTGTCCGCGCAGGAAAAGGAGGCAATGGCTGCCTCTCCTTTCGTCGTGAGAAGTTTGTCGCCAAGGGCGGACCTGACGGCGGCGACGGCGGCGACGGCGGCGATGTCGTTTTTCGCGCCACCGAGCGCCTGCTCACGCTCTACGACTTCCGGCTCAAGCGGATGTACGAGGCCGAAAACGGCAAGCCCGGACAGGGCCAGCAGAAGTACGGCCGCGCCGGCAAGGACCTCGTGATCGAGGTGCCGGTGGGCACGCTCGTCTACGAGCTGCCCAGGGATGACGATGAGCTGGCCAAGGCCGGACTGGGCACGGACGGCTACGCCGGTATGGAGCGCGACGGCGCCCTGGTCTACGAGCTTCCGGACGAGGATGAGGACGACGAGTCCGAAGAGCGCGTCAAGGAAGGGTTGCTCGTGGCCGACCTGGACCACGACGGCGCCGAGTACGTGGCTGCCGAAGGCGGCCGCGGCGGGCTCGGCAACATCCATTTCAAGTCCTCCACCAACCGCGCGCCCCGGCGCACCACGCCCGGCCGGTTTGGCGAGGACAAGCGGCTGCGCCTGGAGCTCAAGATCCTGGCGGACATCGGCCTCATCGGCCTGCCCAACGCGGGCAAGTCCACCCTCATTTCCGCCATCTCCGCGGCGCGTCCCAAGATCGCCAACTATCCCTTCACCACGCTCACGCCCAACCTGGGCGTGGTCGAGTCCGACTCCGGCGAGCGCATGATCGTGGCCGACATCCCCGGCCTCATCGAGGGCGCCTCCCTGGGCCACGGGCTGGGCCACTCGTTCCTCAAGCACGTGGAGCGCACGCGCTGCCTTGTCCATATGCTGAGCGTGGAGGACGTGCCCGAGGACGGCGACGTCATGGCCGGGTTCAACCTGGTGGACGACGAGCTCGCCGCCTTTGACTCCATTCTGGCCGCCAAGCCGCAGATTCGCGTGGTGAACAAGATCGACCTCATCGACGAAGAGGAGCTGCGCACCCTGCGCGAGCGCTTTGACAAGGCGGGCGTTCCGGTGCATTGCATCTCGGCAGTCACTGGCGACGGCGTTTCCGAGCTTGTGGCGGAGATGCAACGCCTGGTCCGTGAACTGTCCAAGAGCGAGGAAGACACAGAACCATGA
- the proB gene encoding glutamate 5-kinase, whose translation MSEDDRSSHLSGVRRVLVKIGSAVLTHQTKRGLELDNLVVESLVAQISELHDRDMDIVLVSSGAVAAGRGVICMSDECPDIHGLPDRQAASAVGQSRLMHAYDQAFALRGKVSAQILLTRDDLQSRRRYLNARNTFGALLEWRAIPVVNENDTVVVRELEFGDNDHLASLLLNLVEADLFVNLTSAKGVFTKNPDQHPDAEPLSCISDIASLNLNASCGGKTTVGSGGMYSKLLAARRAARLGVPTLIVSGREPQALIRAINGENIGTWVTPEKKSMSRRKFWLAYNREPSGSIYVDDGAVRALRERGKSLLPIGITDVRGNFARGAVVRILTEDGGEVAIGMANYRAAELRRIMGLKTDAIEAVLGPGLYSEAVHRDNMVVDCNTEKPEDDTAY comes from the coding sequence ATGAGCGAGGACGACCGTTCCAGCCATCTGTCAGGCGTGCGCCGTGTGCTCGTCAAGATCGGCAGCGCAGTCCTGACGCATCAGACCAAGCGGGGCCTGGAGCTCGACAACCTGGTTGTGGAAAGCCTGGTGGCGCAGATAAGCGAACTTCACGACAGGGACATGGATATAGTGCTGGTCAGCTCCGGCGCGGTGGCCGCCGGCCGCGGCGTGATCTGCATGAGCGACGAGTGCCCCGACATCCATGGCCTGCCGGACCGTCAGGCAGCATCCGCAGTGGGCCAGAGCCGGCTGATGCACGCCTATGACCAGGCCTTTGCCCTGCGCGGCAAGGTCAGCGCGCAGATTCTGCTGACGCGCGACGACCTGCAGAGCCGCCGGCGCTACCTCAACGCGCGCAACACCTTTGGTGCGCTGCTGGAGTGGCGCGCCATCCCCGTGGTCAACGAGAACGACACCGTCGTGGTGCGGGAGCTGGAATTCGGCGACAACGACCACCTCGCCAGCCTGCTGCTGAACCTGGTGGAGGCCGACCTCTTCGTCAATCTGACCTCGGCCAAGGGCGTGTTTACCAAGAATCCGGACCAGCATCCGGATGCGGAGCCCCTCTCCTGCATTTCGGACATCGCCTCCCTGAATTTGAACGCCTCCTGCGGCGGCAAGACCACGGTCGGCTCCGGCGGCATGTACTCCAAGCTGCTGGCCGCCCGCCGGGCAGCGCGCCTGGGCGTGCCCACCCTCATCGTCTCCGGCCGGGAGCCGCAGGCCCTTATCCGCGCCATCAACGGCGAGAATATCGGCACCTGGGTGACGCCGGAAAAGAAGAGCATGTCGCGCCGCAAGTTCTGGCTGGCCTACAACCGGGAGCCCAGCGGCTCCATTTATGTGGATGACGGCGCTGTACGGGCGCTGCGCGAGCGGGGCAAGTCCCTGCTGCCCATCGGCATTACGGATGTGCGGGGCAACTTCGCCCGCGGGGCCGTGGTGCGCATACTCACCGAGGACGGCGGGGAAGTGGCCATCGGCATGGCCAACTACCGCGCCGCCGAGCTGCGGCGCATCATGGGGCTGAAAACGGACGCCATCGAGGCGGTCCTGGGGCCCGGGCTCTACAGCGAGGCTGTGCACCGCGACAACATGGTCGTGGATTGCAACACCGAAAAGCCGGAAGACGATACCGCCTATTAA
- a CDS encoding lysylphosphatidylglycerol synthase transmembrane domain-containing protein: MLKKILGITLRWGLMGLCLFLLFRGLDWTEFWVSLKKLGFLPVIGAVLFSLIQYIPVAMRFNYLTKFRAGFVTALKASVFCLGINNLFPAKLGEVAKAFYLRKKTGIQLGEGLGLIFWERLVDLNMLMVVGLVAAASLGKDEGVLLLSLVVVGLWAFVIALRINFKVHDLVLKFVPGQSLKLVASDVMHQLHNGMNPVFFLSLFLYSLVSWFLFAAMYFVVLWGVGHLDISAVQVISVFAIATLGYAVPASPGGIGIFEWAFVTTLGAFGVTKGPALACALVMRFCIYVPPVLAALWVMAQSGMSLKGIREQQAETL, encoded by the coding sequence ATGTTGAAGAAAATACTCGGAATCACCTTGCGTTGGGGCCTGATGGGCCTTTGTCTGTTCTTACTTTTTCGGGGGCTCGACTGGACCGAGTTCTGGGTATCGCTCAAGAAGCTGGGCTTTCTGCCGGTCATCGGCGCCGTGTTGTTCAGCCTTATCCAGTACATTCCCGTGGCCATGCGCTTCAACTACCTCACGAAGTTCCGCGCCGGCTTTGTCACCGCGTTGAAGGCCAGCGTGTTCTGCCTGGGCATCAACAACCTGTTCCCGGCCAAGCTGGGCGAGGTGGCCAAGGCGTTCTACCTGCGCAAGAAAACCGGCATCCAACTGGGCGAGGGCCTGGGCCTGATCTTCTGGGAGCGGCTTGTCGACCTGAACATGCTGATGGTGGTGGGTCTGGTGGCCGCCGCCTCCCTGGGCAAGGACGAGGGCGTGCTGCTCCTCTCCCTTGTCGTGGTTGGCCTCTGGGCGTTCGTCATCGCGTTGCGCATCAACTTCAAGGTCCACGACCTGGTGCTCAAGTTCGTGCCCGGACAGAGCCTGAAGCTGGTGGCCAGCGACGTGATGCACCAGCTGCACAACGGCATGAATCCGGTCTTCTTCCTCTCACTCTTTCTGTACAGCCTGGTGAGCTGGTTTCTGTTCGCGGCGATGTACTTCGTGGTTCTCTGGGGCGTGGGGCATCTGGACATCAGCGCCGTGCAGGTGATCTCGGTGTTCGCCATCGCTACGCTGGGCTACGCCGTGCCGGCGTCTCCGGGCGGCATCGGCATCTTCGAGTGGGCCTTTGTCACTACCCTGGGCGCCTTCGGCGTGACCAAGGGGCCGGCCCTGGCCTGTGCGCTGGTGATGCGCTTCTGCATCTACGTGCCGCCGGTGCTGGCCGCGTTGTGGGTCATGGCGCAGTCCGGCATGAGCCTGAAGGGCATCCGCGAGCAGCAGGCCGAAACCCTGTAG
- the thiD gene encoding bifunctional hydroxymethylpyrimidine kinase/phosphomethylpyrimidine kinase, whose amino-acid sequence MTIAGSDSGGGAGIQADLKTIAANGGYGVSVIAALTAQNGLGVTGIHAPPPDFVALQLSTVLDGFPVRAAKTGMLFSAAIIEAVAEILEARKDFPLVVDPVSISQSGHRLLEESAIQALMTRMLPLAALVTPNRPEAEMLSGVEIATAEDVATAGRRILSLGPEAVLIKGGHITAAREAEALRDWLVLPEGEVHELVHPHVTTQNLHGTGCTLSSAIATFLGAGVELPEAVRLAQEYLSACLAAGYAPGEGAGPPDHMAAIRPLLGD is encoded by the coding sequence ATGACCATCGCCGGGTCCGACTCCGGCGGCGGAGCAGGAATCCAGGCGGACCTCAAGACCATAGCCGCCAACGGCGGATACGGCGTCAGCGTTATCGCGGCGCTTACGGCGCAGAACGGGCTGGGCGTAACGGGCATCCACGCGCCGCCGCCGGATTTCGTCGCCCTGCAGCTTTCCACGGTGCTGGACGGCTTTCCAGTAAGGGCCGCCAAGACGGGCATGCTCTTCTCCGCGGCCATCATCGAGGCCGTGGCCGAGATTCTGGAGGCGCGCAAAGATTTTCCCCTGGTGGTCGATCCCGTCTCCATCAGCCAGAGCGGCCACCGTCTGCTCGAAGAATCGGCCATCCAGGCGCTGATGACGCGTATGCTGCCCCTTGCCGCGTTGGTTACGCCCAACCGTCCGGAGGCCGAGATGCTCTCCGGCGTAGAGATTGCCACGGCAGAGGATGTTGCGACCGCCGGTCGCCGTATTTTGAGCCTGGGGCCCGAAGCCGTGCTCATCAAGGGCGGGCATATAACCGCCGCCAGGGAGGCGGAGGCCCTGCGCGACTGGCTGGTGCTGCCGGAAGGCGAGGTGCACGAGCTTGTCCACCCGCATGTGACGACGCAGAACCTCCACGGCACGGGCTGCACTTTGTCCTCGGCCATTGCCACCTTCCTGGGCGCGGGCGTGGAGCTGCCCGAGGCCGTGAGGCTGGCGCAGGAGTACCTCAGTGCCTGCCTTGCCGCCGGATACGCGCCGGGCGAGGGCGCCGGTCCGCCCGACCATATGGCCGCCATCCGGCCGCTGCTTGGAGATTGA